A genomic segment from Malus domestica chromosome 05, GDT2T_hap1 encodes:
- the LOC103435627 gene encoding uncharacterized protein isoform X4: MTAREIQASAKIKSTEIRKRKRAKESYGDSRKMVQVSVGGENQTIEWAIQLTVALNIAKALDHCSSECRPLYHDLNAYMDHFDKSWLHFSPVTL, from the exons ATGACTGCCAGAGAAATTCAAGCTTCTGCTAAG ATAAAATCTACAGAGATTAGAAAGAGAAAAAGGGCAAAGGAAAGCTACGGTGACTCTCGGAAGATGGTTCAAGTCTCTGTTGGAG GGGAGAATCAGACCATTGAGTGGGCTATACAACTAACAGTTGCTCTGAACATTGCCAAAGCATTAGATCACTGCAGCAGCGAATGCCGCCCATTGTACCATGACTTAAATGCATACATGGATCACTTTGATAAG AGTTGGCTTCATTTCAGTCCAGTAACTCTCTAA
- the LOC103435627 gene encoding uncharacterized protein isoform X2 has product MDYVAGYALALDMTAREIQASAKIKSTEIRKRKRAKESYGDSRKMVQVSVGGENQTIEWAIQLTVALNIAKALDHCSSECRPLYHDLNAYMDHFDKSWLHFSPVTL; this is encoded by the exons ATGGATTACGTTGCGg GTTATGCACTTGCTTTGGATATGACTGCCAGAGAAATTCAAGCTTCTGCTAAG ATAAAATCTACAGAGATTAGAAAGAGAAAAAGGGCAAAGGAAAGCTACGGTGACTCTCGGAAGATGGTTCAAGTCTCTGTTGGAG GGGAGAATCAGACCATTGAGTGGGCTATACAACTAACAGTTGCTCTGAACATTGCCAAAGCATTAGATCACTGCAGCAGCGAATGCCGCCCATTGTACCATGACTTAAATGCATACATGGATCACTTTGATAAG AGTTGGCTTCATTTCAGTCCAGTAACTCTCTAA
- the LOC103435627 gene encoding serine/threonine-protein kinase BSK11-like isoform X3, protein MTAREIQASAKIKSTEIRKRKRAKESYGDSRKMVQVSVGGINSPHTSLTGENQTIEWAIQLTVALNIAKALDHCSSECRPLYHDLNAYMDHFDKSWLHFSPVTL, encoded by the exons ATGACTGCCAGAGAAATTCAAGCTTCTGCTAAG ATAAAATCTACAGAGATTAGAAAGAGAAAAAGGGCAAAGGAAAGCTACGGTGACTCTCGGAAGATGGTTCAAGTCTCTGTTGGAG GTATAAATTCACCTCACACTTCCTTGACAGGGGAGAATCAGACCATTGAGTGGGCTATACAACTAACAGTTGCTCTGAACATTGCCAAAGCATTAGATCACTGCAGCAGCGAATGCCGCCCATTGTACCATGACTTAAATGCATACATGGATCACTTTGATAAG AGTTGGCTTCATTTCAGTCCAGTAACTCTCTAA
- the LOC103435627 gene encoding serine/threonine-protein kinase BSK11-like isoform X1: protein MDYVAGYALALDMTAREIQASAKIKSTEIRKRKRAKESYGDSRKMVQVSVGGINSPHTSLTGENQTIEWAIQLTVALNIAKALDHCSSECRPLYHDLNAYMDHFDKSWLHFSPVTL from the exons ATGGATTACGTTGCGg GTTATGCACTTGCTTTGGATATGACTGCCAGAGAAATTCAAGCTTCTGCTAAG ATAAAATCTACAGAGATTAGAAAGAGAAAAAGGGCAAAGGAAAGCTACGGTGACTCTCGGAAGATGGTTCAAGTCTCTGTTGGAG GTATAAATTCACCTCACACTTCCTTGACAGGGGAGAATCAGACCATTGAGTGGGCTATACAACTAACAGTTGCTCTGAACATTGCCAAAGCATTAGATCACTGCAGCAGCGAATGCCGCCCATTGTACCATGACTTAAATGCATACATGGATCACTTTGATAAG AGTTGGCTTCATTTCAGTCCAGTAACTCTCTAA
- the LOC103435625 gene encoding GDP-L-galactose phosphorylase 2-like isoform X3, whose product MVTVKQLQDGDFLSQCSPFSVQGIKIPLYRFGSNSILDDGCAGRISCVLEGEEEESVLDSIVLAQWEDRMWKGLFRYDVTASEIKVVRGRKKFIAQFNEGWSRDFMPRMGKNISFCQEDMFKFSWMERQEELLFSVASGEKSNAELVLSAAVPDCALLIAINACYLQIPLPVEFMRFDTIFGAGKEGMSISSVADYPIKTLVLESNHFKTMMEVLAEICLCLQEKLIPYNLLISDHGKRIFLFFQLQTSTNSILSAWECGGYFLFKSRSEFDQATEEALLKQLGTVSPDDEGFQAVKLLCCSIASKFAS is encoded by the exons atggttacggttaagcAGCTTCAAGATGGTGACTTTTTATCACAATGCTCTCCATTTTCTGTGCAAG GTATAAAAATCCCCTTGTACCGCTTCGGTAGCAATTCGATATTGGATGATGGTTGTGCTGGACGCATTTCGTGCGTGctagaaggagaagaagaagagagtgtATTAGATTCTATTGTTCTTGCTCAG TGGGAAGATCGAATGTGGAAAGGTCTATTCAGATACGATGTGACAGCATCTGAAATTAAG GTCGTTCGTGGCAGGAAGAAGTTCATTGCTCAGTTTAACGAAGGATGGAGTAGGGATTTTATGCCAAGGATGGGCAAGAACATAAGTTTCTGCCAAGAAGATATGTTCAAGTTTAGTTGGATGGAACGGCAGGAGGAGTTACTCTTTTCTGTTGCAAGTGGTGAAAAGTCGAACGCTGAGCTTGTTCTTTCAGCTGCTGTGCCTGATTGTGCCTTACTTATTGCTATCAAT GCCTGCTACCTTCAAATCCCTTTACCTGTCGAGTTCATGCGTTTTGATACAATTTTTGGTGCTGGGAAAGAGGGAATGTCTATCTCTTCTGTTGCAGATTACCCCATTAAGACCCTTGTATTAGAGAGCAACCACTTCAAGACAATGATGGAGGTTCTTGCTGAGATCTGTTTGTGTTTACAGGAAAAGCTCATTCCATATAATCTGCTGATATCTGACCATGGCAAAAGGATATTCTTATTTTTTCAG CTACAAACATCAACGAACTCTATCCTTTCTGCTTGGGAGTGTGGGGGATACTTCTTGTTTAAATCAAGATCTGAATTTGATCAAGCTACTGAGGAAGCTCTGCTAAAACAGCTAGGTACAGTCTCCCCTGACG
- the LOC103435624 gene encoding obg-like ATPase 1, translated as MPPKSAKSKEAPAERPILGRFSSHLKIGIVGLPNVGKSTLFNTLTKLSIPAENFPFCTIEPNEARVNVPDERFDWLCQLYKPKSEVSAFLEIHDIAGLVRGAHEGQGLGNSFLSHIRAVDGIFHVLRAFEDPDIIHVDDTVDPVRDLEIISAELRLKDIEFIERRTEDLEKSMKRSNEKALKIEHELCQKIKAWLEDGKDVRLGEWKAAEVEILNPFQLLTAKPVVYLVNMNEKDYQRKKNKFLPKIHAWVQEHGAEPIIPFSCALERNLADLPPEEAAKYCEQNNVQSALTKIIKTGFSAINLIYFFTAGPDEVKCWQIRRQTKAPQAAGAIHTDFERGFICAEVMKFDDLKELGSEPAVKAAGKYRQEGKTYVVQDADVIFFKFNVSGGGKK; from the exons ATGCCTCCGAAATCTGCAAAATCCAAGGAAGCACCTGCCGAGCGACCCATCCTCGGCCGATTCTCTTCTCACCTCAAGATTGGCATT GTTGGATTGCCGAATGTTGGAAAATCTACTCTGTTTAACACTCTCACAAAGTTGTCCATACCTGCCGAGAACTTCCCTTTCTGCACAATTGAACCCAATGAAGCCCGTGTTAATGTTCCCGATGAGCGATTTGACTGGCTTTGCCAGTTATACAAGCCGAAAAGCGAG GTCTCAGCTTTTCTGGAAATCCATGATATTGCCGGACTTGTTCGGGGTGCCCATGAAGGACAAGGGTTGGGCAACAGTTTCTTATCCCATATCCGTGCAGTTGATGGCATTTTTCACGTTCTGC GTGCATTTGAAGATCCGGATATCATCCATGTTGATGATACTGTGGATCCTGTGAGGGATTTGGAGATTATCAGTGCAGAATTGCGCCTAAAG GACATTGAATTCATTGAGAGGAGGACAGAAGATCTTGAAAAGAGCATGAAGAGGAGCAATGAGAAGGCATTAAAGATTGAGCATGAGTTGTGCCAAAAG ATCAAGGCATGGCTTGAGGATGGGAAAGATGTCCGTCTAGGGGAGTGGAAAGCTGCTGAAGTTGAGATCCTGAATCCCTTTCAATTGCTAACAGCCAAGCCTGTTGTTTACTTG GTTAACATGAATGAGAAAGATTACCAGAGGAAAAAGAACAAGTTCTTGCCAAAGATCCATGCGTG GGTGCAGGAACATGGAGCTGAACCAATTATTCCATTCAGCTGTGCATTAGAAAGGAATCTCGCTGATTTGCCACCTGAAGAAGCAGCAAAGTATTGTGAGCAGAACAACGTGCAAAG TGCCCTTACCAAGATCATAAAAACTGGATTTTCAGCGATTAATCTGATATACTTTTTCACCGCTGGACCTGATGAG GTGAAGTGCTGGCAAATTAGGCGGCAGACGAAAGCTCCTCAAGCTGCAGGGGCCATCCATACTGATTTCGAGAGAGGGTTCATTTGTGCTGAG GTCATGAAATTTGATGATCTGAAGGAACTCGGAAGTGAGCCAGCTGTTAAG GCTGCTGGTAAGTACAGACAGGAGGGGAAGACATACGTGGTCCAAGATGCAGATGTCATATTCTTCAAGTTTAATGTTTCTGGGGGCGGGAAGAAGTGA
- the LOC139195787 gene encoding elongation factor Ts, mitochondrial-like, producing the protein MAESVSAAFNEWHNSSLTADVPFFLVHIDSNSHATIKHLKDWETSQRADHVHKRTSEPTKDVKAVLIDSNWDIEATQKELRRRWKVLALKKSSWMAAEGLLARA; encoded by the exons ATGGCAGAATCTGTTTCAGCAGCATTTAACGAGTGGCATAACTCAAGCCTAACAGCAG ACGTGCCATTCTTCTTGGTTCATATTGATTCAAATTCACATGCTACTATTAAGCATCTAAAGGATTGGGAAACCTCCCAAAGAGCTGATCATGTTCACAAG AGAACCAGTGAGCCAACCAAAGACGTTAAGGCTGTTCTCATTGATAGCAATTGGGACATTG AGGCGACTCAGAAGGAATTAAGGAGGAGATGGAAGGTTTTGGCGTTGAAAAAGTCATCTTGGATGGCTGCCGAGGGCTTGCTGGCTCGGGCTTAG
- the LOC139196263 gene encoding protein GAMETE CELL DEFECTIVE 1, mitochondrial-like has protein sequence MRQRVHAILWLKELEEEEGKKLGHPLDDSVELLLDTCSEFFNSHDREFHVVSLTYKPDFKVMAEGWDGTTGDLDEVHCEISKKENEMLYQEFVQRMNFNKMKVP, from the exons ATGAGGCAGAGAGTGCATGCTATTCTTTGGCTTAAAGAGCTTGAGGAGGAAGAGGGGAAAAAGCTTGGTCATCCTTTAGATGATTCTGTTGAGCTCCTGCTTGACACCTGCTCAGA attttttaattCTCATGACCGCGAATTCCACGTGGTATCCCTTACCTACAAACCTGATTTCAAGGTTATGGCAGAGGGTTGGGACGGTACCACCGGAGATTTGGATGAAGTTCATTGTGAAAtctcaaagaaagaaaatgaaatgctCTATCAAGAGTTTGTCCAGAGAATGAACTTCAACAAAATGAAAGTTCCATAA
- the LOC103435625 gene encoding GDP-L-galactose phosphorylase 2-like isoform X1 has product MVTVKQLQDGDFLSQCSPFSVQGIKIPLYRFGSNSILDDGCAGRISCVLEGEEEESVLDSIVLAQWEDRMWKGLFRYDVTASEIKVVRGRKKFIAQFNEGWSRDFMPRMGKNISFCQEDMFKFSWMERQEELLFSVASGEKSNAELVLSAAVPDCALLIAINASPVEYGHVFLVPHGSKIIHQFLDKRSLELILHVAVEINNCSFRLFYDYSPSAPRMYFQACYLQIPLPVEFMRFDTIFGAGKEGMSISSVADYPIKTLVLESNHFKTMMEVLAEICLCLQEKLIPYNLLISDHGKRIFLFFQLQTSTNSILSAWECGGYFLFKSRSEFDQATEEALLKQLGTVSPDDEGFQAVKLLCCSIASKFAS; this is encoded by the exons atggttacggttaagcAGCTTCAAGATGGTGACTTTTTATCACAATGCTCTCCATTTTCTGTGCAAG GTATAAAAATCCCCTTGTACCGCTTCGGTAGCAATTCGATATTGGATGATGGTTGTGCTGGACGCATTTCGTGCGTGctagaaggagaagaagaagagagtgtATTAGATTCTATTGTTCTTGCTCAG TGGGAAGATCGAATGTGGAAAGGTCTATTCAGATACGATGTGACAGCATCTGAAATTAAG GTCGTTCGTGGCAGGAAGAAGTTCATTGCTCAGTTTAACGAAGGATGGAGTAGGGATTTTATGCCAAGGATGGGCAAGAACATAAGTTTCTGCCAAGAAGATATGTTCAAGTTTAGTTGGATGGAACGGCAGGAGGAGTTACTCTTTTCTGTTGCAAGTGGTGAAAAGTCGAACGCTGAGCTTGTTCTTTCAGCTGCTGTGCCTGATTGTGCCTTACTTATTGCTATCAAT GCATCCCCTGTGGAATATGGTCATGTCTTCTTGGTACCACATGGCTCTAAAATTATTCACCAGTTCCTGGATAAAAGATCATTGGAACTTATACTGCACGTTGCTGTTGAAATAAATAATTGCTCTTTTCGCCTATTCTATGACTATTCACCTAGTGCTCCTCGTATGTATTTCCAG GCCTGCTACCTTCAAATCCCTTTACCTGTCGAGTTCATGCGTTTTGATACAATTTTTGGTGCTGGGAAAGAGGGAATGTCTATCTCTTCTGTTGCAGATTACCCCATTAAGACCCTTGTATTAGAGAGCAACCACTTCAAGACAATGATGGAGGTTCTTGCTGAGATCTGTTTGTGTTTACAGGAAAAGCTCATTCCATATAATCTGCTGATATCTGACCATGGCAAAAGGATATTCTTATTTTTTCAG CTACAAACATCAACGAACTCTATCCTTTCTGCTTGGGAGTGTGGGGGATACTTCTTGTTTAAATCAAGATCTGAATTTGATCAAGCTACTGAGGAAGCTCTGCTAAAACAGCTAGGTACAGTCTCCCCTGACG
- the LOC103435625 gene encoding GDP-L-galactose phosphorylase 2-like isoform X2 — MVTVKQLQDGIKIPLYRFGSNSILDDGCAGRISCVLEGEEEESVLDSIVLAQWEDRMWKGLFRYDVTASEIKVVRGRKKFIAQFNEGWSRDFMPRMGKNISFCQEDMFKFSWMERQEELLFSVASGEKSNAELVLSAAVPDCALLIAINASPVEYGHVFLVPHGSKIIHQFLDKRSLELILHVAVEINNCSFRLFYDYSPSAPRMYFQACYLQIPLPVEFMRFDTIFGAGKEGMSISSVADYPIKTLVLESNHFKTMMEVLAEICLCLQEKLIPYNLLISDHGKRIFLFFQLQTSTNSILSAWECGGYFLFKSRSEFDQATEEALLKQLGTVSPDDEGFQAVKLLCCSIASKFAS; from the exons atggttacggttaagcAGCTTCAAGATG GTATAAAAATCCCCTTGTACCGCTTCGGTAGCAATTCGATATTGGATGATGGTTGTGCTGGACGCATTTCGTGCGTGctagaaggagaagaagaagagagtgtATTAGATTCTATTGTTCTTGCTCAG TGGGAAGATCGAATGTGGAAAGGTCTATTCAGATACGATGTGACAGCATCTGAAATTAAG GTCGTTCGTGGCAGGAAGAAGTTCATTGCTCAGTTTAACGAAGGATGGAGTAGGGATTTTATGCCAAGGATGGGCAAGAACATAAGTTTCTGCCAAGAAGATATGTTCAAGTTTAGTTGGATGGAACGGCAGGAGGAGTTACTCTTTTCTGTTGCAAGTGGTGAAAAGTCGAACGCTGAGCTTGTTCTTTCAGCTGCTGTGCCTGATTGTGCCTTACTTATTGCTATCAAT GCATCCCCTGTGGAATATGGTCATGTCTTCTTGGTACCACATGGCTCTAAAATTATTCACCAGTTCCTGGATAAAAGATCATTGGAACTTATACTGCACGTTGCTGTTGAAATAAATAATTGCTCTTTTCGCCTATTCTATGACTATTCACCTAGTGCTCCTCGTATGTATTTCCAG GCCTGCTACCTTCAAATCCCTTTACCTGTCGAGTTCATGCGTTTTGATACAATTTTTGGTGCTGGGAAAGAGGGAATGTCTATCTCTTCTGTTGCAGATTACCCCATTAAGACCCTTGTATTAGAGAGCAACCACTTCAAGACAATGATGGAGGTTCTTGCTGAGATCTGTTTGTGTTTACAGGAAAAGCTCATTCCATATAATCTGCTGATATCTGACCATGGCAAAAGGATATTCTTATTTTTTCAG CTACAAACATCAACGAACTCTATCCTTTCTGCTTGGGAGTGTGGGGGATACTTCTTGTTTAAATCAAGATCTGAATTTGATCAAGCTACTGAGGAAGCTCTGCTAAAACAGCTAGGTACAGTCTCCCCTGACG